A genomic region of Dictyoglomus sp. NZ13-RE01 contains the following coding sequences:
- a CDS encoding prepilin-type cleavage/methylation domain-containing protein translates to MKGSKGFSLLELLVVIAILGIIAAIALPRYFEAVDDAKKNAHRANIAIIQTSLEYYRNKTGSYPADAAAFNAFLQDTTYFAERPRCPYNDKYYTVDNNITPDENNPHILNYTKTGNSYSLDYYKP, encoded by the coding sequence GTGAAGGGAAGCAAAGGATTCTCCCTATTAGAACTTTTAGTAGTGATCGCTATTTTAGGAATAATAGCAGCAATTGCACTACCAAGATATTTTGAAGCAGTTGATGATGCAAAGAAGAACGCCCATAGAGCAAATATAGCTATTATTCAAACTAGTTTAGAGTATTATAGAAATAAAACCGGTTCGTATCCTGCAGATGCTGCTGCATTTAATGCTTTTTTGCAAGATACTACATATTTTGCAGAGCGTCCTCGTTGTCCATATAATGATAAATATTATACTGTAGATAATAATATAACTCCCGATGAAAATAATCCACATATATTAAACTATACAAAAACAGGAAACTCTTATAGTTTAGATTATTACAAACCATAA
- a CDS encoding prepilin-type cleavage/methylation domain-containing protein: MRNGFTLLEVIIAVGILVVVFFIAYTSFRSSSDDLLLIRNFTNKLKEDLRYVRQRSILLHATSTLTFIPHVFLPNVYTSYTFMDDLGRTLSGTFTEGRIFTSDNTIEFNDGDLTDSVTITITLNTYTSWINVNKKGFIEVNVP, from the coding sequence ATGAGAAATGGGTTTACTTTATTGGAAGTGATAATTGCGGTTGGAATTTTGGTAGTAGTATTCTTTATTGCCTATACTTCCTTTAGAAGTAGTTCTGATGATTTACTTCTCATTAGAAATTTTACAAATAAACTTAAAGAAGATTTAAGATATGTAAGGCAAAGATCTATTTTACTTCATGCAACTTCTACTTTAACTTTTATTCCCCATGTTTTTCTTCCAAATGTCTATACATCTTATACTTTTATGGATGATTTAGGAAGAACACTTTCAGGGACTTTTACAGAGGGAAGAATTTTTACATCTGATAATACAATAGAGTTTAATGATGGAGATCTTACAGATTCTGTTACCATAACTATTACTCTAAATACTTATACTTCTTGGATTAATGTAA
- a CDS encoding DNA polymerase III subunit beta: MKAIYLDKEELFKKLEESCKTAMELFPNIDEIILFGSLARGDFHGLSDVDLLIVEKEKKEEDFILRIKPYFKFFSEQLKIAVDIIVITKEEKILFSNILKEGKVLCKRNSL, translated from the coding sequence GTGAAAGCCATTTATTTAGATAAAGAAGAGCTTTTTAAAAAGTTGGAAGAATCATGCAAAACTGCAATGGAGCTTTTTCCCAATATTGATGAGATAATTCTCTTTGGCTCTCTTGCAAGAGGAGACTTTCATGGGCTTTCTGATGTGGACTTATTAATAGTTGAAAAGGAAAAGAAGGAGGAAGATTTTATTCTGAGGATTAAGCCCTATTTCAAATTCTTCTCAGAACAATTAAAAATTGCAGTGGACATAATTGTAATTACAAAAGAAGAAAAGATTTTATTTAGTAATATTTTAAAAGAAGGAAAAGTTCTTTGTAAAAGAAATAGTTTGTGA